In the genome of cyanobacterium endosymbiont of Braarudosphaera bigelowii, one region contains:
- the folP gene encoding dihydropteroate synthase, whose amino-acid sequence MRYLTIRDYTFEWGKSTYLMGILNVTPDSFSDGGDFLKTEIALYHAKKMINEGVDIVDIGGQSTRPGAHKITTKEELQRVIPIIRALRRESSIPISIDTTNSEVVIEAIKEGADIVNDISGGSFDNKMFSTVSTLRIPMVIMHIRGTPETMRTRLNYNNLVQEIIEWLNQKITIAVKAGIDKSYLIIDPGIGFAKNSKQNIELLQHLSSFHILENPILLGVSRKSFIGEILEENNPKKRIFGTAAACCSAIANGVDILRVHDVAQIKNLAKMADVIWRKR is encoded by the coding sequence ATGCGATATCTAACCATTCGAGATTATACTTTTGAATGGGGAAAAAGTACTTACTTAATGGGTATACTTAATGTCACTCCTGACAGCTTTAGTGATGGTGGTGATTTCTTGAAAACAGAGATAGCCTTGTATCATGCTAAAAAAATGATAAATGAAGGTGTTGATATTGTTGATATTGGAGGCCAATCAACTCGTCCCGGAGCTCACAAAATTACTACGAAAGAAGAACTACAAAGAGTAATTCCAATTATTAGAGCACTACGAAGAGAAAGTTCAATACCTATTTCTATTGATACTACGAATTCAGAGGTTGTAATAGAAGCTATTAAGGAAGGAGCTGACATTGTCAATGATATTTCAGGAGGAAGTTTTGACAATAAAATGTTTTCTACTGTATCTACTCTTAGAATACCTATGGTTATCATGCATATAAGAGGAACTCCTGAAACAATGCGTACAAGGTTAAATTACAATAACCTTGTACAGGAAATTATAGAGTGGTTAAACCAAAAAATTACAATAGCTGTTAAGGCAGGAATCGATAAGAGTTATTTAATAATCGATCCAGGGATCGGTTTTGCAAAAAATTCTAAACAAAATATAGAGTTGTTACAGCATTTATCCAGTTTTCATATCTTAGAAAATCCTATATTACTAGGTGTTTCTCGAAAAAGCTTTATTGGGGAGATTCTTGAAGAAAATAATCCTAAAAAAAGAATTTTTGGAACAGCTGCAGCATGTTGTAGTGCCATAGCAAATGGTGTAGACATTCTTCGAGTTCATGATGTTGCACAAATAAAAAACCTCGCAAAAATGGCTGATGTTATTTGGCGAAAACGATAA
- a CDS encoding sirohydrochlorin chelatase, whose protein sequence is MSIVKLDNSNPLKSIDLPPLPLLRPLLMIGHGTRDIGGQKTFLEFASVYQALDYSRPIIPCFLELTEPYIGESIKLCISRGFTNISVLPILLFAARHNKFDITNELDQAKKKYPQLNFFYGKHFGITPNLLKLWVDRLAILDSSKVNPNKVKRSETVLLFVGRGSSDPDANGDAYKIARLLWEGSGYQAVEVAFIGITYPRLEESFRKVYSYQPKRIIVLPHFLFTGALIKKIFQITIKQQELHNHTEIVCLPEIGIHNQLLKILRERELETQKDQVNMNCEMCKFRIDSLNENIYSHDLNPDYYMNTKSYHQNIWKTY, encoded by the coding sequence ATGTCTATTGTAAAGCTAGATAATTCTAATCCCCTAAAATCTATTGACTTGCCTCCTTTGCCTTTATTACGCCCTCTTCTAATGATTGGTCATGGTACTAGGGATATTGGTGGGCAAAAAACTTTCCTTGAATTTGCTTCTGTATATCAAGCTTTAGATTATTCTCGTCCTATAATTCCATGCTTTCTTGAATTGACGGAACCATATATTGGCGAAAGTATAAAGCTATGTATATCACGAGGTTTTACAAACATTTCTGTTTTGCCTATTTTATTGTTTGCTGCTCGTCACAATAAATTTGATATTACCAACGAACTTGATCAAGCCAAAAAAAAATATCCTCAGTTGAATTTTTTCTATGGAAAACATTTTGGTATTACACCAAATCTTCTAAAACTATGGGTAGATCGATTAGCTATCTTAGACAGTTCTAAAGTTAATCCTAATAAAGTTAAACGTTCTGAAACAGTATTATTATTTGTTGGTAGAGGTTCTAGCGATCCAGATGCTAATGGAGATGCCTATAAAATTGCTCGACTTTTATGGGAAGGAAGTGGTTATCAAGCAGTAGAAGTCGCTTTTATAGGTATTACTTATCCACGTCTTGAAGAAAGTTTTAGGAAAGTCTACTCCTATCAACCGAAACGTATTATTGTTTTGCCCCATTTTCTATTTACTGGAGCATTAATCAAAAAAATCTTCCAAATTACAATTAAACAACAAGAGTTACATAATCATACTGAAATTGTTTGTCTTCCAGAAATCGGTATACATAATCAATTGCTGAAAATATTGAGAGAACGAGAATTAGAAACCCAAAAGGATCAAGTCAATATGAATTGCGAAATGTGTAAATTTCGTATTGATTCTTTAAATGAAAACATATATTCTCATGATTTAAATCCTGATTATTATATGAATACTAAAAGCTATCATCAAAATATTTGGAAAACTTACTAA
- the sipA gene encoding regulatory protein SipA: MNKPKLSIGSKVFLQNRPPYLKTADPMPMLRPSDILEIGDQGVIIDIRPGGYWGVKFTQGTFLIEDQYIAVLKQ, translated from the coding sequence ATGAATAAGCCAAAACTTTCTATTGGTAGTAAAGTTTTCCTTCAAAATCGACCTCCTTACCTTAAGACTGCTGATCCTATGCCAATGTTACGACCTTCTGATATTTTAGAGATTGGAGATCAGGGAGTAATTATAGATATTCGTCCTGGAGGATACTGGGGTGTAAAATTTACTCAAGGAACATTCTTAATAGAAGATCAATATATTGCTGTTTTAAAACAATAG